One Brachyspira pilosicoli P43/6/78 genomic window carries:
- the uxaC gene encoding glucuronate isomerase, whose translation MKTFMGEDFLLGSETAKTLFYNYACQTPIFDYHCHLNPKEIFENKKFNNLTEIWLYNDHYKWRMMRANGIDEKFITGNGDDYDKFIAWVKTLSNLIGNPLYHWSHLELQMYFDIYEIINEDNADLIWKKANEKLESMTVKDILKKFRVHTIGTTDDPIDNLEYHKLINEGKSKIGKIDTKVVPSFRPDKAINIEMSDFSDYIKKLEEASKINIINIKSLVEALYNRIDYFKSLGCVSSDCSLSVVPFNLDDEKNIDSIFKKAMNKEILSHEEIEKYKTYILIKLIKKYRESNLVMQIHISAMRNSNEVMFKKLGADTGYDSIGDSNIIEKLSLLLTTANNDGGLPKIIFYSLNKKDYYPLSTLMGSFQDGGIKGKMQLGSAWWFLDNKDGIKEQIKTLANTASLGLFIGMLTDSRSFLSYSRHEYFRRILCDIIGEWAENGEVPNDIKYLGSIVENICFNNANIYFNS comes from the coding sequence CGAAACTGCAAAAACTCTTTTTTATAATTATGCTTGCCAAACTCCTATATTTGATTATCATTGTCATCTTAATCCGAAAGAAATTTTTGAAAATAAAAAATTTAATAATCTAACAGAGATTTGGCTTTACAATGACCATTATAAATGGAGAATGATGAGGGCTAATGGTATAGATGAAAAGTTTATTACAGGTAATGGAGATGATTATGATAAGTTTATTGCTTGGGTTAAAACATTATCTAACTTAATAGGTAATCCTCTCTATCATTGGAGTCATTTGGAGCTTCAGATGTATTTTGATATTTATGAAATTATTAACGAAGATAATGCTGATTTAATATGGAAAAAAGCAAATGAAAAATTAGAGAGTATGACTGTTAAAGATATTCTTAAAAAATTTAGAGTTCATACAATAGGCACAACCGATGATCCAATAGATAATTTAGAATATCATAAATTAATTAATGAAGGTAAATCAAAAATAGGAAAGATTGATACAAAAGTAGTACCATCTTTTAGACCGGATAAAGCTATAAATATAGAAATGTCTGATTTTAGTGATTATATAAAAAAGCTAGAAGAGGCAAGTAAAATAAATATTATAAATATAAAATCATTAGTTGAAGCTTTATATAATAGAATAGATTATTTTAAAAGTTTAGGCTGTGTGTCAAGTGATTGTTCATTATCTGTAGTACCTTTTAATTTAGATGATGAAAAAAATATTGATAGTATTTTTAAAAAAGCTATGAATAAAGAAATATTATCTCATGAAGAAATAGAAAAATACAAAACATATATTCTCATAAAACTAATAAAAAAATATAGAGAATCAAATTTAGTTATGCAAATACATATTTCTGCAATGAGAAACAGTAATGAAGTAATGTTTAAAAAATTAGGTGCTGATACTGGATATGATTCTATAGGAGATTCTAATATTATAGAGAAATTATCATTGTTATTAACAACAGCAAATAATGACGGAGGACTTCCAAAGATAATTTTTTATAGTTTAAACAAAAAAGATTATTATCCTCTTTCAACTCTTATGGGCTCTTTTCAAGATGGCGGCATAAAAGGTAAAATGCAGCTTGGTTCTGCTTGGTGGTTTTTAGACAATAAAGATGGAATTAAAGAGCAAATTAAAACTCTTGCTAATACTGCTTCATTAGGTTTATTTATTGGAATGCTTACAGATTCAAGAAGTTTTTTATCATATTCAAGACATGAATATTTTAGAAGGATATTGTGTGATATTATAGGGGAGTGGGCAGAGAATGGAGAAGTGCCTAATGATATTAAATATTTAGGAAGTATTGTAGAGAATATATGCTTTAATAATGCCAATATTTACTTTAACAGTTAA
- a CDS encoding bifunctional 4-hydroxy-2-oxoglutarate aldolase/2-dehydro-3-deoxy-phosphogluconate aldolase, with product MLEKYIQTKIIPVVVVENEDETRKIAELCLEFLPSIELTLRTEYGYKALEILAKDYPNIQRSAATVLNIEQVKRVVDLGTNIIISPGFQPAMLEYAKNKNYYYIPGAATPSEVEQCLAYGYKYIKFFHAALYGGINWIKSIAPVYKHTGVKFMPLGGVNIDNVKEYLQNEYVFACGGTWLCPRNLIEEKNWKEIKRRFEEANKLIKELQN from the coding sequence ATGTTAGAGAAATATATACAAACTAAAATAATACCAGTAGTAGTTGTAGAAAATGAAGATGAGACAAGAAAAATAGCAGAACTTTGTTTGGAGTTTCTTCCTTCTATAGAATTAACTTTAAGAACAGAATACGGATATAAAGCATTAGAAATATTAGCTAAAGATTATCCAAATATTCAAAGGTCTGCTGCTACAGTTTTAAATATAGAACAAGTTAAGAGAGTAGTTGATTTAGGCACAAATATAATAATAAGTCCTGGTTTTCAGCCTGCAATGCTTGAATATGCTAAAAATAAAAATTATTATTATATACCTGGTGCTGCTACTCCTTCTGAAGTTGAGCAATGTTTAGCTTATGGGTATAAATATATAAAGTTTTTTCATGCTGCTCTTTATGGTGGGATTAATTGGATAAAAAGCATCGCTCCTGTTTACAAGCATACAGGTGTTAAATTTATGCCTTTAGGCGGAGTTAATATTGATAATGTAAAAGAATATTTGCAAAATGAATATGTATTTGCATGCGGAGGTACTTGGCTTTGTCCAAGGAATCTAATAGAAGAGAAAAATTGGAAAGAAATAAAAAGAAGATTTGAAGAGGCTAATAAATTAATAAAAGAACTTCAAAATTAA